The following are encoded together in the Neomonachus schauinslandi chromosome X, ASM220157v2, whole genome shotgun sequence genome:
- the AGTR2 gene encoding type-2 angiotensin II receptor — protein sequence MKNVTLATISKNITNSLHFGLVNIIGNESTSNCSHKPSDKHLDAIPILYYIIFVIGFLVNTIVVTLFCCQKGPKKVSSIYIFNLAVADLLLLATLPLWATYYSYRYDWLFGPVMCKVFGSFLTLNMFASIFFITCMSVDRYQSVIYPFLSQRRNPWQASYIVPLVWCMACLSSLPTFYFRDVRTIEYLGVNACIMAFPPEKYAQWSAGIALMKNILGFIIPLIFIATCYFGIRKHLLKTNSYGKNRITRDQVLKMAAAVVLAFIICWLPFHVLTFLDALAWMGVIHSCEVIAVIDLALPFAILLGLTNSCINPFLYCFVGNRFQQKLRRVFRVPITWLQGKRESVSCRKNSSLREMETFVS from the coding sequence ATGAAGAACGTCACCCTGGCCACCATCAGCAAAAACATCACCAACAGCCTTCACTTCGGACTTGTGAACATCATTGGCAATGAGTCGACCTCTAACTGCTCGCATAAGCCGTCAGATAAGCATTTAGATGCAATTCCTATCCTCTACTATATTATTTTTGTGATTGGATTTCTTGTCAATACTATTGTGGTTACGCTGTTCTGTTGTCAAAAGGGTCCTAAAAAGGTTTCCAGCATTTACATCTTCAACCTGGCTGTGGCTGATTTGCTGCTTTTGGCTACTCTTCCTCTCTGGGCAACCTATTATTCTTACAGATATGACTGGCTCTTTGGGCCTGTGATGTGCAAAGTGTTTGGTTCTTTCCTGACCCTGAACATGTTCGCGAGCATATTTTTTATCACCTGCATGAGCGTTGATAGGTACCAGTCTGTTATCTATCCCTTTCTGTCTCAGAGAAGAAATCCCTGGCAAGCGTCTTATATCGTTCCCCTTGTTTGGTGTATGGCTTGTCTGTCCTCATTGCCAACATTCTATTTCCGAGATGTCCGAACCATTGAGTATTTGGGAGTGAATGCCTGCATTATGGCCTTCCCCCCTGAGAAATATGCCCAATGGTCAGCTGGGATTGCCTTAATGAAAAATATCCTTGGTTTTATTATCCCTTTAATATTCATAGCCACATGCtattttggaatcagaaaacacTTACTGAAGACCAATAGCTACGGGAAGAACAGAATAACTCGCGACCAAGTCCTCAAGATGGCAGCGGCTGTCGTTCTGGCGTTCATCATCTGTTGGCTTCCCTTCCATGTTCTGACCTTCCTGGATGCTCTGGCCTGGATGGGTGTCATTCATAGTTGTGAAGTTATAGCAGTCATTGACCTGGCACTTCCTTTTGCCATCCTCCTGGGATTGACCAACAGCTGCATTAATCCCTTTCTGTATTGTTTTGTTGGTAACCGGTTCCAACAGAAGCTCCGCCGTGTGTTTAGGGTTCCAATTACTTGGCTCCAAGGCAAGCGAGAGAGTGTGTCATGCCGAAAAAACAGTTCCCTTAGAGAAATGGAGACCTTTGTGTCTTAA